The DNA region CCAAAATATCTAAATCCTCAATGCCGTTCCAAGCCAAATAGGTGTTTTCATGACCACCAAATACTACCGCTTTTATTAAAGTATTATCATCTTTGTATGCCCCTTGTAAAAAATAGGATTTAAGGTTCGCTCTGGCTCTATCCACATATCCGTCTGATTTTATCTGAGATAACCGCCCCGCTATTTCTATATGATCGTTCAACAGCCCAGTACTGAATTTTAGTGTATGCTTACGGGTATTAAAACTGCCAAAGGAATTTGAAATTTCGCCAAAGGCAGTATCCGAAACCGCGTCCGTCAGTACATTAATACTAGCCCCGAAAGCACCGGAACCGTTGGTAGATGTACCCACGCCACGTTGTAATTGCAAATTTTCTACAGACGAAGAAAAATCAGGCAAATTAACCCAAAATGTTCCCAATGATTCTTGATCGTTAAACGGAATTCCGTTGATAGTAATGTTGGTAGATTGGGCACTGACTCCTCTAACTCTAATACCCGTATAACCGATACCTGCACCAGCATCACTGGTGGTTACAACTGATGGCATGTAATTCATTAAAATAGGAATATCCTGACCTAAATTGCGTTTTGTGATTTCTTCCTTTTCAAGATTAGAATGGGTAATAGGTGATGTAGCTTCAACTCTTACTGCTTTTACTAAAACCTCGTCTAATAATTCTGGTTCTTGTCCAATTTGTATGTTCAATGTTTTGTCTGCATAGAGAAAAAATGTTCTTTCAATCGGTTGCCCCATAAAACTGAATACCAAGGTGTATTGTCCTCTTTCTAGTCTTAACTGATAAAATCCGTTAAAATCTGTTGTTGTCCCTTTTTCTGTTCCTTTAATTAAAACTGTTGTCCCTGGCATGGGCTGACTGTTTTCATCAAGAACTTTACCTGAAACCGTAAATTCTTGAGCAAAAGTAAAAAATGAAGCAAAAAGTAAAAGTAGAGCTAAACGATTATGAAGTCTTCGCAAATGGTGATATGGCAAATAATTGAATAAAATTTTCATACGATTAAGTATAGTTTTTAACTAATTAATCGAATAAAAAGAGGTAATTATTCTTTGTTATGGTAAAAATGTTATGGCAGTAAAGATTTATGTTTTTGCCACCTCGCCATCTGACACCTTCGCTAAATATGTCCACCGGACATATTTTAACGCTCGGTTCCCTAAACAGCATTACCTGTTCTAGGTTCAATGGGTATAATCTCAGCCGATATTTTGGCACCCCTTTATTGAGATGCTGCAAAGATATAATAGAATTACGAATTACAACTAGTGTTTTAAAGTTTTTTAATTAAACGTTAAAGAAATATAAATGAATTAAAAAATTATTGAATAAAAAATTAATTGATTAGTCTTAAATATATTAACCATTTATGAGAATAATACAATTATTAAACCTCTGAATATTATAATTCCAATAAATATTAACCTCTTGTTAGACATTTATCAACATAACCCTAAAAACAGTTAAAAAGTTAATGTTATCTTAAAGATATAATAATTTTTAAATTATTACTTTTGCGTGGTAAAATTTTAAACTAATTCAATTTACACATGAAAAAAATTACTCAATTATGTTTGGTGGTATTATTTTTTGTAATATCATCAGCAATGTATGCACAAACCATTACGGGTACAATTAATGATGAATCAGGACCATTACCTGGAGCCAATATTTTGGAAAAAGGCACCACAAATGGTACTACTACAGATTTTGACGGAAAGTTTTCGTTAAACGTTAATGCTGGTTCAGGTTCAATTGTTGTGTCATTTATTGGTTTTACCAATAAAACGGTAAGTTTTACTGTAGCCTCTGGCGAAACAAAAGATTTAGGAACAATTACATTGGCTTCTGACAACACATTAGATGAGATTGTGGTTACCGCTGTTTCTTTTGCAGTAGACAGAGAAACTCCTGTTGCAGTTTCAACTATTAAAGCTCAAGAGATTGAAGCAAAACTAGGTACACAAGAATTTCCTGAAATTTTAAAATCTACTCCAGGGGTATATGCTACCAAGTCTGGTGGTGGTTTTGGTGATGGTAGATTAAACTTAAGAGGTTTTAATTCTGAGAATGTTGCCGTAATGATTAACGGAGTTCCTGTTAATGACATGGAAAATGGCAGAGTATATTGGTCTAACTGGGCCGGTCTAGCTGATGTTACAAGTGCTATGCAAGTTCAAAGAGGTTTAGGTGCTTCTAAAGTAGCTGTTCCTTCAATTGGTGGTACAGTTAATATCTTATCGAAAACCACGGACGTAGAAACTGGAGGAAGTATTGGTGTAGGTGTTGGTAATGATGGGTATCAAAAATACGGAGCTACTATTTCTACTGGATTATTAGATAGTGGATGGGCTGTTACCGTTTCTGGTGCAAAAACAAAAGGTAACGGTTATATTGACGGTACTGAATTTGAAGGATACAATTACTTTTTAAATGTTTCTAAGCAATTAAATGATAATCACAAAATCTCATTGACTTCTTTTGGTGCACCTCAACGTCACGGACAAAGACAAAACAGAAGTACTATTGCTACCTATAGAAATGCTGAAAGTGGTACTCGATTTAACCCAGATTGGGGTTTAAGAGGTGGTAAAGTTGTACATATTGAAGATAATTTTTATCACAAATCTCAAACATCTTTAAACCATTATTGGACTATGGGTGAAAAATCTAGTTTATCAACAGCATTCTATGCCTCTTGGGGTACTGGTGGTGGTGGTGGTACTGCTGGTTCTAATACAGATTTATTCAATACTAGATTAGGAGGTAGTGACCAGCCCGTTGATATCGATAACATTATAGAAATTAATAGAGCTAATGGTTTACAAGGCTTAGGTTCTGAAGCTTTTTTAAGAGCGTCTAGAAACGACCATAGCTGGTATGGAGTACTATCAACATTTAAAACTGACTTAAGTGATAATTTGGCATTTGTAGCTGGTCTTGATTTACGAACCTATACTGGTAAACATTTTAGGGAGGTTACCGATTTATTAGGAGGTTCTTATGCATTTGATGATAGTGATGCTAATAATCCTAATAGAGCATTAACTGTTGGAGATAAGTTTTCTTACAATAACGATGGTGAAGTAGGTTGGCAAGGGCTGTTTACACAATTAGAATATAATAATGATGTAATTGCAGGGTTTGTTTCTATTACAGCTTCAAACACATCTTATAGAAGAATAGATTATTTTAATTATCTTGACAATGACCCTTTGCAAGAAACTGATAAATACAATTTTGGAGGTTATGGTATAAAAGGTGGTGCTAACTATAATTTAAATGAAAATCACAACATTTTTGTTAATGTAGGTTATTTTGAAAAAGCACCAATATTTGATGCCGTTTTCTTAAACTTTAATAACGAAACAATTAATGAAGAAGCTGATAATGAAAAAATACTTTCTTTTGAACTAGGATATGGATTTAGAGGTGAAAAATTTGCAGCCAACTTGAATGTATATCATACAAAATGGAATGATAGATCATATACGGATAGATTCCAAGAAAATGGAGAACAGTTTTTTGTAAACCTTTTGGGTGTAAATGCTATTCATCAAGGTATAGAATTTGATTTTAACTATAGACCTTCAACTAAATTAACATTGACAGGTATGTTATCTTTAGGAGATTGGAAATGGGACAATGATGTTTTAGGTGTGCAAGTTTTTGATGAAGAGAACAATCCAGTAGGAGATCCAATAGATTTATATATCGAAGGTTTAAAAGTATCTGATGCCGCACAAACAACTGCTGCTTTAGGTTTAAATTGGGAAATAATGGATAAAACTTATTTTTCAGTTGATTATAACT from Aureibaculum sp. 2308TA14-22 includes:
- a CDS encoding TonB-dependent receptor codes for the protein MKKITQLCLVVLFFVISSAMYAQTITGTINDESGPLPGANILEKGTTNGTTTDFDGKFSLNVNAGSGSIVVSFIGFTNKTVSFTVASGETKDLGTITLASDNTLDEIVVTAVSFAVDRETPVAVSTIKAQEIEAKLGTQEFPEILKSTPGVYATKSGGGFGDGRLNLRGFNSENVAVMINGVPVNDMENGRVYWSNWAGLADVTSAMQVQRGLGASKVAVPSIGGTVNILSKTTDVETGGSIGVGVGNDGYQKYGATISTGLLDSGWAVTVSGAKTKGNGYIDGTEFEGYNYFLNVSKQLNDNHKISLTSFGAPQRHGQRQNRSTIATYRNAESGTRFNPDWGLRGGKVVHIEDNFYHKSQTSLNHYWTMGEKSSLSTAFYASWGTGGGGGTAGSNTDLFNTRLGGSDQPVDIDNIIEINRANGLQGLGSEAFLRASRNDHSWYGVLSTFKTDLSDNLAFVAGLDLRTYTGKHFREVTDLLGGSYAFDDSDANNPNRALTVGDKFSYNNDGEVGWQGLFTQLEYNNDVIAGFVSITASNTSYRRIDYFNYLDNDPLQETDKYNFGGYGIKGGANYNLNENHNIFVNVGYFEKAPIFDAVFLNFNNETINEEADNEKILSFELGYGFRGEKFAANLNVYHTKWNDRSYTDRFQENGEQFFVNLLGVNAIHQGIEFDFNYRPSTKLTLTGMLSLGDWKWDNDVLGVQVFDEENNPVGDPIDLYIEGLKVSDAAQTTAALGLNWEIMDKTYFSVDYNYFGNYYADYDPNDRTSQGIPQSWKAPDYSTFDASVRYGFDFGPFDATLTARMNNVFDTEYIADAIDGTNHDAASALVWYGFGRTFNFSAKLNF